A stretch of Miscanthus floridulus cultivar M001 chromosome 13, ASM1932011v1, whole genome shotgun sequence DNA encodes these proteins:
- the LOC136500481 gene encoding large ribosomal subunit protein uL10 — protein MAIKRTKAEKKIAYDKKLCSLLDEYTKVLIALADNVGSKQLQDIRRGLRGDSVVLMGKNTLIRRCIKVYAEKTGNHTFDPLMDLLVGNVGLIFTKGDLKEVREEVAKYKVGAPARVGLVAPVDVVVPPGNTGLDPSQTSFFQVLNIPTKINKGTVEIITPVELIKKGDKVGSSESALLAKLGIRPFSYGLQVTSVYEDGSVFSPEVLDLSEEDLIEKFATGVSMVASLSLAISYPTLAAVPHMFINGYKNVLAVAVETDYSYPHADKIKEYLKDPSKFAVAAPVAGADSGAAAAPKEEEKAPEPEEESDEEMGFSLFDD, from the exons ATGGCGATCAAGCGGACCAAGGCGGAGAAGAAGATCGCGTACGACAAGAAGCTGTGCAGCCTGCTCGATGAGTACACCAAGGTGCTCATCGCCCTCGCCGACAACGTCGGCTCCAAGCAGCTCCAGGACATCCGCCGGGGCCTCAGGGGCGACTCGGTGGTGCTCATGGGCAAGAACACGCTCATCAGGCGCTGCATCAAGGTCTACGCCGAGAAGACCGGGAACCACACCTTTGACCCGCTCATGGACCTCCTCGTCGGCAACGTCGGCCTCATCTTCACCAAAGGAGACCTCAAGGAGGTGCGCGAGGAGGTCGCCAAGTACAAG GTTGGGGCCCCTGCCCGTGTTGGTCTGGTTGCTCCAGTTGATGTTGTTGTTCCCCCTGGCAACACTGGGCTGGATCCCTCCCAGACCTCTTTCTTCCAG GTGCTTAACATCCCCACCAAGATTAACAAGGGTACTGTGGAAATTATCACCCCTGTGGAGCTGATCAAGAAGGGTGACAAGGTGGGCTCATCTGAGTCTGCCCTGCTCGCTAAGCTGGGTATCCGCCCCTTCTCATACGGTCTTCAGGTCACCAGTGTCTATGAGGATGGGTCTGTGTTCAGCCCTGAGGTGCTTGACCTTTCTGAGGAGGACCTGATTGAGAAGTTTGCCACTGGTGTATCCATGGTTGCCTCTCTGTCCCTGGCAATCTCGTACCCGACCCTTGCTGCTGTGCCACACATGTTCATCAATGGGTACAAGAATGTGCTTGCTGTTGCTGTGGAGACAGACTACTCGTACCCACATGCTGACAAGATCAAGGAGTACCTCAAG GACCCAAGCAAGTTCGCTGTTGCTGCCCCGGTTGCTGGTGCGGACTCTGGTGCTGCAGCTGCTccgaaggaggaagagaaggctccaGAGCCGGAAGAGGAGTCGGACGAGGAAATGGGCTTCAGCCTGTTCGACGACTAG